In the Gossypium raimondii isolate GPD5lz chromosome 9, ASM2569854v1, whole genome shotgun sequence genome, one interval contains:
- the LOC105797981 gene encoding LOW QUALITY PROTEIN: transport protein particle 20 kDa subunit (The sequence of the model RefSeq protein was modified relative to this genomic sequence to represent the inferred CDS: substituted 2 bases at 2 genomic stop codons), with amino-acid sequence MTTAACFIIASRNDIPIYEAEVGSAAKREDAAQLPQFILQAALDIVQDLAWTTSAMILKTIDKFNDLVVSVYVTDDHILNMYXTDSNIHDSITFIVIXVSPVSSSKPIHFLHFIIHTRFMLLHDSRSDDGIKSFFQEVHELYIKSLLNPLYLPGSRITSSHFDTKVGALARKYL; translated from the exons ATGACAACTGCAGCTTGTTTTATCATCGCGAGCCGAAATGACATCCCAATATATGAAGCTGAAGTGGGTTCTGCTGCTAAA AGAGAAGATGCTGCTCAGCTGCCACAATTCATATTACAAGCAGCTCTGGATATTGTTCAAGATCTTGCATGGACCACTAGTGCCAT GATCTTGAAAACAATTGACAAATTCAATGATTTGGTGGTATCGGTTTATGTTACAGATGATCATATCCTTAACATGTACTGAACTGACTCGAATATTCATGACTCGATAACTTTCATTGTCATTTGAGTATCGCCTGTTTCTAGTTCTAAACCAATCCATTTCCTTCACTTCATTATACATACACGATTTATGCTACTTCACGACTCTCGTAGCGATGATGGAATCAAAAGCTTTTTCCAAGAGGTTCATGAGCTTTATATAAAG AGTCTTCTTAATCCACTCTACTTGCCTGGTTCCCGCATTACATCATCACATTTCGATACAAAAGTTGGTGCTCTTGCAAGAAAATATCTCTAG
- the LOC105800447 gene encoding uncharacterized protein LOC105800447 translates to MGRSSWSRGVGNLRSFIGNSMGGLRGGANLASWVVAGTLAYFLWVKPSQDLKKQQQERAALAASDPYRYIEKRKPIPDPQENGLIYGNKKKTDSKTEE, encoded by the exons ATGGGGAGGAGCAGTTGGAGCAGAGGAGTGGGAAATTTGAGATCATTCATAGGTAATTCAATGGGAGGTCTTAGAGGAGGTGCCAATTTAGCTTCTTGGGTTGTTGCTGGAACTCTCGCTTATTTCCTTTGGGTGAAACCTTCTCAAGATCTCAAAAAACAGCAACAG GAAAGGGCAGCTCTTGCAGCTTCGGATCCTTATCGCTATATAGAGAAACGAAAACCAATCCCTGATCCCCAG GAAAATGGATTGATATACGGCAACAAGAAGAAAACTGATAGTAAAACAGAGGAATAA
- the LOC128032492 gene encoding endochitinase EP3-like yields MRKRLLTILLAAIISAGATAVKAQNCGCAEGLCCSRWGYCGTGDDYCGTGCQQGPCNPPPALNNVSVADIVTPEFFNGILDVAEDSCEGKNFYTRSAFLEALGPYPQFGRIGTVDDSNREIAAFFAHVTHETGHFCYIEEINGASRDYCDETNTQYPCNPNKGYYGRGPIQLSWNFNYGPAGESIGFDGLNSPETVATDPVISFKTAVWYWVNSVQPVISQGFGATIRAINGALECDGGNPATVERRVEYYIDYCNQLGVDPGPNLRC; encoded by the exons ATGAGGAAACGTTTACTTACCATTCTTCTGGCAGCGATTATTTCCGCCGGAGCAACGGCGGTAAAGGCTCAAAACTGTGGTTGTGCAGAAGGTTTATGTTGTAGCCGTTGGGGGTATTGCGGAACCGGCGATGATTATTGCGGCACAGGGTGTCAACAGGGTCCTTGTAATCCGCCGCCAGCTCTGAACAATGTTTCGGTGGCGGATATTGTTACACCGGAGTTCTTTAATGGGATATTGGATGTTGCAGAAGACAGTTGTGAAGGGAAGAATTTTTACACGAGATCGGCGTTTCTTGAAGCATTGGGTCCTTATCCTCAGTTCGGAAGGATTGGGACTGTTGATGATTCTAATCGTGAAATTGCAGCTTTCTTTGCGCATGTCACGCACGAAACTGGAC ATTTCTGCTACATAGAAGAGATAAACGGGGCCTCAAGAGACTACTGTGATGAAACCAACACACAATATCCATGCAACCCTAACAAAGGCTACTATGGCCGAGGACCAATCCAACTATCCTGGAATTTCAACTACGGACCAGCTGGCGAGAGCATCGGTTTCGATGGACTAAACTCGCCTGAAACCGTCGCCACCGACCCAGTTATCTCCTTCAAGACCGCCGTCTGGTACTGGGTGAACTCTGTTCAACCAGTGATAAGCCAAGGGTTCGGGGCAACCATTCGTGCCATTAATGGAGCTCTGGAGTGCGATGGTGGAAACCCAGCCACCGTTGAGCGACGGGTCGAGTACTATATCGATTATTGTAACCAGCTTGGTGTGGATCCAGGGCCTAATCTAAGATGCTAG
- the LOC105797754 gene encoding endochitinase EP3 isoform X2 — protein MLFPSMWKGLVAIFMAGILAGSVSVKAQMVADIVTDEFFDGILNQADASCEGRNFYSRAAFLEALSSFTQFGTADDTRREVAAFFAHVTHETGHFCYIEEINGASRDYCDQNNDRYPCNPNKGYYGRGPIQLSWNFNYGPAGENIGFDGLNSPETVATDPVISFKTAIWYWVNFVQPVISQGFGATIRAINGALECDGANPATVERRVEYYIDYCNQLGVDPGPNLRC, from the exons atgttatTTCCCAGTATGTGGAAGGGTCTAGTAGCCATTTTTATGGCCGGAATTCTCGCCGGATCAGTGTCGGTAAAGGCTCAAATGGTGGCTGATATAGTAACAGACGAGTTCTTTGATGGGATTTTGAATCAAGCAGATGCCAGTTGCGAAGGGAGGAATTTTTATTCAAGGGCTGCATTTCTTGAAGCTCTCAGTTCTTTTACTCAATTTGGTACAGCTGATGATACTAGGCGTGAGGTTGCTGCTTTCTTTGCTCATGTCACCCATGAAACTGGAC ATTTTTGCTACATAGAAGAGATAAACGGCGCCTCTAGAGACTACTGTGATCAAAACAACGATCGATATCCATGCAACCCTAACAAAGGCTACTACGGCCGAGGACCGATCCAACTATCCTGGAATTTCAACTACGGACCAGCCGGCGAGAACATCGGGTTCGATGGACTAAACTCGCCTGAAACCGTCGCCACCGACCCAGTTATCTCCTTCAAGACTGCCATCTGGTATTGGGTCAACTTTGTTCAACCAGTGATAAGCCAAGGGTTCGGGGCAACCATTCGTGCCATTAATGGAGCTCTGGAGTGCGATGGTGCAAACCCAGCCACCGTTGAGCGACGGGTCGAGTACTATATCGATTATTGTAACCAGCTTGGTGTGGATCCAGGGCCTAATCTAAGATGCTAG
- the LOC105797754 gene encoding endochitinase EP3 isoform X1, producing MRRRLPTILLAAFIAAGATAVKAQNCGCGEGLCCSRWGYCGTGDDYCGTGCQQGPCNAPPALNNVSVADIVTPEFFNGILDVAEESCEGKNFYTRSAFLEAVGPYPQFGRIGTVEDTNREIAAFFAHVTHETGHFCYIEEINGASRDYCDQNNDRYPCNPNKGYYGRGPIQLSWNFNYGPAGENIGFDGLNSPETVATDPVISFKTAIWYWVNFVQPVISQGFGATIRAINGALECDGANPATVERRVEYYIDYCNQLGVDPGPNLRC from the exons ATGAGGAGACGTTTACCGACCATTCTTCTAGCAGCGTTTATTGCCGCCGGAGCAACGGCGGTAAAGGCTCAAAACTGTGGTTGTGGAGAAGGTTTATGTTGTAGCCGTTGGGGGTATTGCGGAACCGGCGATGATTATTGCGGCACAGGGTGCCAACAGGGTCCTTGTAATGCCCCCCCAGCTTTGAACAATGTTTCGGTGGCGGATATTGTTACACCGGAGTTCTTTAATGGGATATTGGATGTTGCGGAAGAGAGTTGTGAAGGGAAGAATTTTTACACGAGATCGGCGTTTCTTGAAGCAGTGGGTCCTTATCCTCAGTTCGGAAGAATTGGAACTGTTGAGGATACTAATCGTGAAATTGCAGCTTTCTTTGCGCATGTCACGCACGAAACTGGAC ATTTTTGCTACATAGAAGAGATAAACGGCGCCTCTAGAGACTACTGTGATCAAAACAACGATCGATATCCATGCAACCCTAACAAAGGCTACTACGGCCGAGGACCGATCCAACTATCCTGGAATTTCAACTACGGACCAGCCGGCGAGAACATCGGGTTCGATGGACTAAACTCGCCTGAAACCGTCGCCACCGACCCAGTTATCTCCTTCAAGACTGCCATCTGGTATTGGGTCAACTTTGTTCAACCAGTGATAAGCCAAGGGTTCGGGGCAACCATTCGTGCCATTAATGGAGCTCTGGAGTGCGATGGTGCAAACCCAGCCACCGTTGAGCGACGGGTCGAGTACTATATCGATTATTGTAACCAGCTTGGTGTGGATCCAGGGCCTAATCTAAGATGCTAG
- the LOC105800448 gene encoding dirigent protein 22: MPKTFSKLSSSTFFFHFTLLFFSATSSGSFSNILSPKKFGLKREKLTHLHFYFHDIVSSRNPTAIPVASAASTNKSHTGFGVVMMADDPLTAAPDPNSKLVGKAQGIYASAAQDEVGLLMVMNLAFTEGKYNGSSLSLLGRNTVFSRVREMPLVGGSGLFRFARGYAQAKTHTLDLKTGNAVVEYNVYVFHY; this comes from the coding sequence ATGCCTAAAACCTTCTCAAAATTATCTTCCTCTACTTTCTTCTTTCACTTTACCCTGCTCTTCTTCTCTGCAACCTCTAGTGGTTCCTTCTCCAACATTTTGTCTCCCAAAAAGTTCGGTCTCAAGCGAGAGAAGCTCACCCATCTTCACTTCTACTTCCACGACATAGTTAGCTCACGAAACCCAACCGCTATCCCTGTCGCCAGTGCCGCCTCGACCAACAAATCCCATACTGGCTTTGGCGTTGTCATGATGGCCGATGACCCTTTGACGGCCGCACCCGACCCCAACTCCAAGCTCGTGGGAAAAGCGCAAGGGATTTACGCATCAGCAGCGCAAGACGAAGTTGGTTTATTAATGGTAATGAACTTGGCTTTCACGGAAGGCAAGTATAACGGTAGTTCCCTTAGTCTATTGGGGCGGAACACCGTGTTCTCGAGGGTAAGGGAGATGCCTCTCGTCGGTGGTAGTGGACTTTTCCGATTTGCACGTGGATATGCTCAGGCCAAGACTCATACATTGGATTTAAAAACTGGGAATGCAGTGGTGGAGTACAATGTCTATGTCTTCCATTATTGA
- the LOC105800450 gene encoding endochitinase EP3: MATSTMKTSFIAIILAGMVAGMVKAQCGNTCSATECCSRFGFCGTGDDFCGVNCRGGPCVNNGVSIADIVTQEFFDGILNQAASTCVGRSFYSRGVFLDALNSFTQFARIGSVEDSRREIAAFFAHATHETGSFCHIEEDGGASKDYCDETRTDYPCNPSKGYYGRGPLQLTWNYNYGPAGSDIGFNGLDAPETVANDPLISFKAAIWFWMNNVAGVMNQGFGATIRAINGDLECNGVDPTKVQSRINYYTQYCSQLGVAPGDNLSC; this comes from the exons ATGGCGACTTCCACCATGAAAACAAGCTTCATAGCCATTATCCTAGCGGGAATGGTTGCTGGAATGGTGAAAGCTCAATGCGGCAACACTTGCTCGGCGACCGAGTGTTGCAGTCGGTTCGGGTTTTGCGGGACGGGAGACGATTTCTGCGGAGTGAATTGCCGAGGGGGTCCTTGTGTTAACAATGGGGTCTCCATAGCTGACATTGTGACGCAGGAATTCTTCGATGGGATATTGAACCAGGCGGCTTCCACTTGTGTAGGAAGGAGCTTTTACTCGAGAGGGGTGTTCCTTGATGCTCTCAATTCTTTCACTCAGTTCGCAAGGATTGGGTCGGTTGAGGATTCTAGGCGTGAGATCGCTGCTTTCTTTGCTCATGCTACCCATGAAACTGGAA GTTTCTGTCACATTGAAGAGGACGGTGGAGCCTCAAAGGACTACTGTGACGAGACAAGAACCGATTATCCATGCAACCCAAGCAAAGGTTACTACGGTCGTGGACCACTGCAACTAACATGGAACTACAACTACGGACCAGCCGGTTCCGATATCGGGTTCAACGGCTTAGACGCACCGGAAACCGTGGCCAACGATCCTCTTATCTCCTTCAAGGCTGCCATTTGGTTTTGGATGAACAATGTTGCAGGCGTGATGAACCAAGGGTTCGGGGCCACTATTCGAGCCATTAATGGAGACCTTGAATGCAACGGTGTGGATCCGACTAAAGTTCAGTCTCGGATTAACTACTACACTCAATATTGTAGCCAACTTGGTGTCGCTCCTGGTGATAATCTCAGCTGCTAG